ATAGCCGTAAGCGACGAGTTGAGACGACGCTTCGGCGATGGCATCTTCCGTCTCAGCCACCATGGACATGGCGTCCTGATCCACTGACCGAGATTGCGTCTGGAAAAGCTGGTCGAAGAACGGCCGCACCTTCTGCTGCCACTTCTTGCGCGTGCGTTCGAGCCGCTGTTTGGCTTCCTCGGCATCGAGAAATATGAACCGCGTGGACCAGCGATAGGTGAGTGGCATCAGATTGAGGCTATTGAGGATGCCCGGCCAGCTTTCGGCCGGCAGTCCGTCGATCGCGATCACGCCGAGAAACCGGCTTTCGACACGCGGCGTCAGTCCATGCTCCAGTTCGGCTGTCGCCAGCCAATCAAGGTACATGGGAATTTCCGGAAGTCGGACCGGATGGTTCTCGCCGGTGATTGCAAAGCGGATGAACTGAAAGAGCTCGTCGTATCGAGCGATCCGCTCCCCTCCCCGCTCGCGGACGTTACGCGTTTGCATGCGTTGGACCGAAACGATGTTGCCAAGATACTGCTCTATCTCGCGGATCGACCGCCGGAAGGAATCCAGGACCGTTTCCGCGTAGCTGGCGGTCCGGCTCTCGGTATCGGCGTAGATATAGCGAGTGAGGCCGCCGCGCCGCCGCTCAGGCGGCCGATAGGTGAGTATCAAGGCCTGTCGGCTCTCGAAATGGCCCTGCTCGCGGCCAAAATGCCGACGGCGTTCGTCATCGATCAATGCGGTGACCGTGTCTGGAAAGTGGCTCCGTTCGGCGGACGGATATTCGGTGGTCGGGACTCGCACGGCCTCAACCTGGATCATCCACCCAGTCCCGAGGCGTGAGAGAATGGCGTTGATCTGCCGGGAAAGCTCGTTGCGCTCGGAATCCGTCGCGCTCTCCGAATCCGGGCCCGCGAAATACCAGCCAGCCATCAGGCTTCCGTCTTTCAGAAGAAGGATGCCGTTGTCGACCAAGCCGGCATAAGGGACTAGGTCGGCGAAGGATGGGCCGGTTGATCGAAATGCGCGCAATGCCACCATCTTGGAAACCTCAGAAGCTCCGCCAGGGGGATGACGTGGGCAGGTAGTCGGCGCGATAGCGCATGTGCCGCACATAGACCTGCCGCATCAACGGATCGGATTTTGCCATCATTCGGAGCGCGCCAACGACGACGATCCAGATCGCGACGCCAAAGACAGCGGAATAGACAGTCAGAACGACGAAGATCAGAATGACCGAGGCGAGCCCGGCCAGAAGAACCAGTTCCCGGTCCGCCCCCATCAGCAGGTTGGGACGCGACAGGGCGCGATGGATCCGGTTTCGATGGAGTGCGGAGCCGGCCTCAGCCATTGGTCCCCTCCCCTCTGGTCGTCATGGAGGGTTGTGAGCTTTGCTGATCGGCAATGGTCGCGATGCCGATCGACGCACCGGTAGCGCCAAAGAGGCCGACGATCGTCGTTGCGCCGAGAAGGATGCCGGCAACCAGTACCACATACATCAGGCGACGCGCGAAATCGTTGAGTTCGCCTCCGAAGATCAACATGCCCCCGGCAATCGCGACGGCGGCCAGCGCGATGTAGCCGGCCACCGGTCCGGTAATCGATTCCTGGATCTGCTGAAGCGGCGCTTCCCAGGGCAGGCTTCCCCCGGAACTGGCAAGCGCCGGGGCGGCATACGATGTGCCGAGAATGGCGGCGGGGAGTCCCAAACGGAGCAGACGATTATGCGGCATGGCTGTCCTCATCGATGTGCGGATAGTGTCCAGTCTGGTAGCGGGATCCATTGAAGCCCTCGACATGCAGGACTTCTCGCACCCGCCTCCCCGCGCCGGCGCGTTCGATCGAAATCACCAGATCGACGGCCTCCCCGATCACGGCCTGCATTGGCTGCTGGCTCGCCTCGGCGGTTAGCTGTTCGAGCCGGCGAAGCGCCGACATCGCGGTGTTGGAATGGATCGTCGTCACGCCACCCGGATGACCGGT
This portion of the Neorhizobium sp. NCHU2750 genome encodes:
- a CDS encoding conjugal transfer protein TrbD, producing MAEAGSALHRNRIHRALSRPNLLMGADRELVLLAGLASVILIFVVLTVYSAVFGVAIWIVVVGALRMMAKSDPLMRQVYVRHMRYRADYLPTSSPWRSF
- a CDS encoding TrbC/VirB2 family protein, which translates into the protein MPHNRLLRLGLPAAILGTSYAAPALASSGGSLPWEAPLQQIQESITGPVAGYIALAAVAIAGGMLIFGGELNDFARRLMYVVLVAGILLGATTIVGLFGATGASIGIATIADQQSSQPSMTTRGEGTNG